One region of Solea senegalensis isolate Sse05_10M linkage group LG14, IFAPA_SoseM_1, whole genome shotgun sequence genomic DNA includes:
- the pde4ba gene encoding cAMP-specific 3',5'-cyclic phosphodiesterase 4B isoform X5 — MPEANYLLSVSWGYIKFKRMLNRELTHLSEMSRSGNQVSEFISNTFLDKQNEVEIPSPTSKTREKKKQQQQQKQQLMTQISGVKKVSHGPSLSSSSISRFGVKTEKEEQLSKELEDLNKWGLNIFTVSEYSNSRPLTCIMYAIFQERDLLKTFKIPSDTFVAYMMTLEDHYHSDVAYHNSLHAADVAQSTHILLSTPALDAVFTDLEILAAIFAAAIHDVDHPGVSNQFLINTNSELALMYNDESVLENHHLAVGFKLLQEDNCDIFQNLTKKQRQSLRKMVIDMVLATDMSKHMSLLADLKTMVETKKVTSSGVLLLDNYTDRIQVLRNMVHCADLSNPTKSLELYRQWTDRIMEEFFHQGDRERERGMEISPMCDKHTASVEKSQVGFIDYIVHPLWETWADLVHPDAQDILDTLEDNRNWYQSMIPQSPSPPFYDQGTHGHSGCTGGQGGGEKFQFELTLEEEDLDGVEKDGDVEEGEEDELEEEEEEEEDDDSRGDRESPPPDYLNCQDHEEGRMMEPTTAIEIVTHEASPTDT, encoded by the exons ATGCCTGAAGCCAATTACCTGCTGTCGGTGTCTTGGGGTTACATTAAG TTCAAGAGAATGTTGAATCGGGAGTTGACGCACCTATCTGAGATGAGTCGGTCTGGGAACCAGGTTTCCGAATTCATCTCCAACACCTTCCTAG acaaacagaatgAAGTGGAGATCCCTTCGCCGACATCCAAGACacgggagaagaagaagcagcagcagcagcagaagcagcagctaaTGACACAGATCAGCGGCGTGAAGAAGGTCTCTCACGGGCCCTCGctctccagcagcagcatctcccGCTTCGGTGTCAAGACCGAGAAGGAGGAGCAGCTGTCCAAAGAGCTGGAGGACCTGAACAAGTGGGGCCTGAACATCTTCACGGTTTCAGAGTACTCCAACAGCAGACCCCTGACCTGCATCATGTATGCCATCTTCCAG gAGAGAGAtcttttaaagacatttaagatCCCATCGGATACATTTGTGGCCTACATGATGACGTTGGAAGACCACTACCATTCAGATGTGGCCTACCATAACAGCCTGCACGCTGCTGACGTGGCCCAATCCACACACATCCTCCTATCAACTCCAGCCCTGGAT GCGGTCTTCACAGATCTTGAGATCCTGGCAGCCATCTTTGCTGCAGCCATCCATGATGTGGACCATCCTGGAGTTTCAAACCAGTTCTTAATCAACACca ACTCTGAGCTGGCATTGATGTACAATGACGAGTCTGTGCTGGAGAACCATCACCTGGCCGTGGGATTCAAGCTGCTACAGGAAGACAACTGCGACATCTTCCAGAACCTCACCAAGAAACAGAGGCAGTCACTGCGCAAGATGGTCATCGACATG GTCTTAGCCACCGACATGTCCAAGCACATGAGTCTGCTGGCTGATCTGAAGACCATGGTGGAGACCAAGAAGGTGACGAGCTCTGGAGTGCTGCTTCTGGACAACTACACCGACAGGATACAG GTGCTGCGTAACATGGTGCACTGTGCTGACCTGAGTAACCCCACCAAGTCCCTGGAACTGTATCGTCAGTGGACCGATCGGATAATGGAGgagttcttccatcagggagacagagagcgagagagagggatggagatCAGCCCGatgtgtgacaaacacacagcctcAGTGGAAAAGAGCcag GTGGGATTCATCGACTACATCGTGCACCCTCTTTGGGAGACATGGGCTGATCTGGTCCACCCAGATGCCCAGGACATTCTGGACACTCTGGAAGACAACAGGAACTGGTACCAGAGCATGATCCCCCAAAGTCCCTCCCCTCCCTTCTATGACCAAGGCACGCACGGACACAGTGGATGCACTGGAGGGCAGGGAGGTGGGGAGAAGTTTCAGTTTGAGCTGAccttggaggaggaggacttgGATGGAGTAGAGAAAGATGGCGAtgtggaggaaggggaggaagatgaattagaggaggaggaggaggaggaggaggatgatgatagTAGAGGAGATCGTGAATCTCCTCCCCCGGACTATTTGAACTGTCAGGATCACGAGGAGGGCAGAATGATGGAGCCCACGACAGCAATAGAAATCGTGACGCATGAGGCGTCGCCGACAGATACATAG